From the genome of Acidihalobacter aeolianus:
CGGTGCACGCGACGGCCCGACCGCGCGTGTGCAGGCGGTCGGGCCGGGCTATGCCGCATCCGGCGGGCGGCTATTCGCCCCAGCCGCGGATGATGTGGCGATGGGCGCCCATCTTGCCGTGCGCGACCAGCGTACCGAGCACGTCGACGATCGCGCGGGTGGCCATCAGCGAGGTGATGTCGGAGATGTCGTAGGGCGGCGAGACCTCGACCACCTCCATGCCGCAGATGCCTTCCTTGGCCACCGCGCCGAGCAGGTAGAGGATTTCGCGCGGCAGGAAGCCGCCCGGCTCGGGCCAGCCGGTGCCGGGCACGAAGCCGGCGTCCACGCTGTCGATGTCGAAGCTCAGGTAGACCGCGTCGGCGTCCTTCCAGGCGTATTCCAGGGCGATCTCGGCGACCTTGTCGAGGCCGAGGCGCTCGACGTCGTGCATGGTGATGATGGTGGTCTCGCGATTGCGCGCTTCCTTGACCGCCTCGCGCGGAACCTGCCAGCCGCCGATGCCGATCTGCACCAGATTGGTGGCCGGCACGTTGGGCAGGTTGGTGGCGTGGAACCACGGTGTGGTGTGCATGCGCTCGTCGAGATCCTTTTCCTGGATGTCGGCGTGACGGTCGAAGTGGATGATGCCGATGCGCTTGTCGGTCTGCCGCGCGATGCCGCGCACGGTGGCGAAGCCGATCGAGTGGTCGCCGCCGAGGATGATCGGCAGGGCGCCGCTGGCGAACACGTGGCCGACGGCGTTGCTGATCTGGTCGAAGGTCTTTTCGATGTTGGCGGGGATGGTGAAGATATCGCCGGCGTCGCACAGCTTCATCTGCTCGCGCAGATCCACGCCGATCTCGTAGTTGTACGGCGTGTACAGCGCGGAAATGCGGCGGATGCCCTGCGGTCCGAAGCGCGCGCCGGGGCGGTAGGTGGTGCCGCCGTCGAAGGGCGCGCCGATGATCGCGGCGTCGTACTTGCCGACGTCGCGCACGTCCTCGACGTAGGGCGCCTTCATGAAGGTGTTGATGCCGGCGAAGTGGGGCAGTTCGCCGCGCGCGAAGGTCGGGATGCTCTTGTCCTCGATGCTCTCCGCACCGGGCAGGCCCAGGCGCAGGCAGCGTTCCTGCTCGGCCTGCCAGGCGACGTCCGGAATATCCTTCTCGTGGTGCGCCATCTTCCAGCCCTGCAGACCGGAGCGGTCGAACGACGGGTGATGACGGTGGCCGGTGGCCGGGCGGGCGAACCCAGGTTGACGGGGTTTTTTGACGAACATGCTCAGTCTCCTTGGTTCGTGGAGGCGGTGTCACGCAGGTGCCGGGTCATGCGTTCGAGCATTTCCAGGTCGCGCTGTACGCCGGTGGTCTGCCGGATGCGGTCGAGGATGGTCTTCTTCTGCGCGAGGAAATCCGGCGCCAGCTTGAGGTCCTGATCGCGTTCCAGCGGGGGCGGCAGGTCGATGTCGTGAATCGAATCGACATGCCCGGGATTGGGGGCGAGTACCACCACGCGGTCGGCGAGATACACCGCTTCGTCGACGTCGTGGGTGACGAACACGATGGTGGTCTTTTCCAGTTCGAAGACGTGCAGGATGAGGTCGTGCATCACCTCGCGGGTCTGCGCGTCCAGCGCCCCGAAGGGCTCGTCCATCAGCAGCACCTCGGGGCGCGACATGAGCGCGCGGGCGATGGCCACGCGCTGGCGCATGCCGCCGGAGAGGGCGTTGGGGTAGCTGTCCTTGACCTTTTCCAGACCCATCAGGGACAGCAGCGCATAGGAGCGGTCCACGGCCGAGGCGGCCTCGGCCGTGGACGCGCCACGTGCGTGTGAATTCAGCTGGCGGCAGAAGCGGATGTTCTCGATCACCGTCAGCCAGGGGTAGAGGCTGTAGTCCTGGAACACCATCACGCGGTCCTTGCCGGGGCCGCGCACGGTGCGGCCGTCGACCAGGATCTCGCCCTCGGTAAGGGTTTCCAGCCCGCCGATGATGCGCAGCAGGGTCGATTTGCCGCAGCCGGAGGCGCCGACCAGGGCGAGGAATTCGTTGGGGCGCACCTCGAGATCGATATTGTCGAGGGCGTGAAACTCGCGGCCCTTGGTGTAGAAATGCTTGCCGAGGCCGCGGACGGCGATCTTGGGTTCGCTGGCGGGATTCATGCCGGTCTCCTCAGGCGCGGTGCAGCCAGGGGAAGGCCCGGCGGTGCAGGAAGCGGAACAGCTGATCCATGATCAGGCCGATGGTGCCGATCAGCAGGATGCCGCCGAAGATCTTGCCGGTCTGCAGGAAGCGCTGTGCCTGCAGGATGGCGTAGCCGAGCCCCGAGTTGGCGGCCACCATTTCGGCCACGACCAGGTAGGTCCAGGCCCAGCCGAGGGTGACGCGCAGGGTGTCGACGATGTCCGGCATCGCGGAGCGGAAGATCACTCGGGTGACGATCTCCGAGCGGCTGGCGCCCATCGTCTGTGCGGCCTCGATCTGCGCGGTCGGCACGTGGCGCACGTTCTCGGAAATCATCAGCACCATCTGGAAGAAGGTGCCGATCCAGATGATGCTGATCTTGGCGCCCTCGCCGATGCCCACCCACAGCAGCACCAGCGGCACGAAGGCCACCGCCGGCAGGTAGCGGGCAAACTCGACCATGGGCTCGAAGAAGGCCTGCACCGGCCGGTAGCTGCCGATGTACAGGCCGAGCGGAATCGCCATCACCGCGGAGAGCACGAAGCCGGCGGTGACGCGGTAGATGCTGATCTCGGTGTCGGCGATCAGATTGCCCTGCGCATACCAGGCCTGCAGGCGGGAAAGCACCTCCGGCGGCGAGGGCAGGAATAGTTGCGGCACCAGGCCGCTGTCGGACAGTCCCCACCAGCTGCCCAGCATCAGCACGAAGCTGAACAGGGCGATGGAGACGTATTGCCAGCGCGGCAGCGTGCCGCGCACGGCCCATAAAACGCCCCGACGCGCGGCCCGGCCGGCACCTCCGCCCTGGCCCGCCGCAGGGAGTGCGGGGTCCAGGGTTTCGGTCGCCGGATTCAGGGAGGTCTCACGTATTGCGCTCATCTCGCACCTCGCTCTTGAGTTGGGTTGCCGGGCCGCGCGGGGGTATCAGCTCACTTCGCTGCCATGTCGACGAACTTCGGGTCGATGAACATCGCCGGGTCGGGCGTCTTGGTGATCGCCTTCGACTCGATCAGGAACTTCCCGGTATCCGCCGTGCTGTTGTACAGCGACACCGAGGAGGTTCCCGGCTTCATCGCCTCGCGGTTCAGCTTGGCGCCGAACAGGCGCGTTCCCGCCAGCGACAGGGCGTACTCCTTGGGGTTCAGACCCACGTGGGGCGCCATGATCTTCGCCGCGGCCTCGGGATGGGCGTGCACGAAGCGGACCACCGCGAACCAGGCCTTGGCCAGACCCTCGAAGTCCTTGGCATGCTTCTTCAGTGAGGCGTCGCGTGCGGCGACGATGTCAGGGATCAGGCCGGGTGCGTCCTTGCTGGTGAACAGCGCATGACCCTTGTGGCTGTTTTCGATACGGTTGATCCAGGGATTCCACACGCCGGCGGCGTCGATGCGGCCGGAGATCAGCGCGGCGGCGGCGTCACCGGTGCTCATGTTGACGATCTTCACGTCGCTCGGCTTGAGGCCGTGCATCTTCATCGCGTAATCGTCGAGATAGTTCTCGATCGAATACTGCTCCAGGCCCAGCGTCTTGCCCTTGAGGTCGGCAAAGGTCTTGATCGAGTTGTTCACCATCAGCGCGTCGTTGCCCGCCGAGTTATCGGTGACCAGGACGACTTTGATCGGCACGCCCTTCTCCAGCGGGGCCAGGGTATCGATCAGGGCCTGGCTGTTGGCGTCGAGCTGGCCGGCCGACAGGGCGTTGACCGAGTCGATGTAGTTCGGGAACCACACCAGCTTCACGTGCGCCCCGTACTTTTTGAAGTAACCCTTCTCCTTGGCGATGTACCAGGCCACCCAGCCTGGCCAGTCGCTGATGCCGAGAGTGATCTCGGCGCGCGCGGTGGACATGAACATCACCGGCGCGAGCAGGGCCAGCATCAGGGTGGCGATCATTTTCTTGCTGCGTTTCATGGTTTCAGCTCCATGTTGAGGTGAACCGCTGGTGTCGGGCGTTTTTGCCCGCGCGAAAAAAAAGCCCGGGGAGGAATACGTGCGTATTCGCTCTCCCGGGCTTTTATCCCGCCGTGTAGCCCCGCATCCGAGGCCGGCGACTCTCGGTCCAGACCCCGGGTTTGTGCGGGCGGAACCCTAGTCGCCTTGATTGGTATTGGGCCGTTGCGTCAGCTTGCGGCGGTATCTCCGGTGCGTGTTGTCTCTTGTCTGCAAGGCAAGCATGAATGGTGCCAGGGGGCATGCGATGCCTGTTCGAGAACCGAAAAAACACGATTTTCTAGGGTGTTGCACATCCTGCGGTGCTGCTGGCCTGGTTCGGTCATGTGTCGTGTGTTGCGTGCCGGGAGTGCGGCCGGCGAGGCCGCGCCCCATGATGGTGCGTGACGCATCGGCCTGACGGTCGCATAATCCAGGAAACACCCTGAGGGGGGTATGGAAATATGGACAGAAAATCACATTGGGAGCAGGTCTACCGCAACAAGTCTCCGCTGGAAGTGAGTTGGTACCAGGCCGAGCCAACTCAGTCGCTCGCCCTGATCGAGGCGACGGGTTGCACGCCGGATGCAAGCATCATCGACGTGGGCGGCGGCGCCTCGGTGCTGGTCGACCGCCTGCTCGTGTCCGGCTATAGCCAAGTTGCGGTGCTCGACATCGCCGGCACGGCACTGGAACATGCCCGCAGCCGCCTCGGTGTACATGCCACGGAGGTTGAATGGTATGAGAGCGATGCGACGGAATTCACGGCTCCGCATGCCTTCGATATTTGGCATGACCGCGCCGTGTTCCATTTTCTAACCAGTGCCGAAGATCGCCTGCGCTACCGGGATGTGCTTATCCGCACGCTACGCCCGGGTGGGCACTTCATCGTGGCGGCCTTCGCCATCGGTGGGCCCGATCACTGTAGTGGCCTGGAGATCGTGCAATATGATGCAAAGCGGATACTCGAACAGTTCGGAAGCGTTTTTGACCTGATCGAGTCGCGCGAGGAGTCGCATCGCACGCCGGGCGGAATGATCCAGCGCTTCGGTTATTTTCGTCTGCTGCGGCGTGTGGAGCATTGAGTGTCGCGATAGGTGAACTCGGGACGCCGGGTCGGTAGAATCCGGCGTCCACCCGTTCAGAATCGTGCCCCGATGAGACCGCTGATCCGACTCTTTTTCCGTACCGTGCGCCTGGTTGCGACGCCGATCATGATTGCCGCCGACCGGGTGACCACGCCCAAGGGCATCGAGCGTCCGGCCGAGGAACAGGCGAAGGTCGACGCCGAGACCCGTGCGCTCCGGCTCTATCACTTCCAGTCGTGCCCGTTCTGCATCAAGACGCGGCGCGCGATGAAGCGGCTGTCGCTCGATATCGCTCTGCGCGATGTCCAGCACGACCCGGCCAGCCGCGCCGAACTTCAGGCCGGCGGCGGCGAGGTCAAGGTGCCCTGCCTGCGCATCGAGGAAGGCGACGGAAGCGTGCGCTGGATGTACGAATCCACGGACATCATCGCCTACCTCGACAAGCGCTTCGCGGGCGCACAGCCGCATTAGCCGCGACCGTCCTAGGTGGCACTCTAACGGTCGGTGACGAAGCGGTAACCCACGCCGGTTTCAGTCACCAGATAGCGTGGAAATGCCGGCTCGGACTCGAGTTTCTTGCGCAGATTCGCCATGTGTACGCGTACGTAGTGCTGGTCTTCCGAATGACCCGGGCCCCAGACTGCAGTCAGCAGGTTTCGGTGAGTGAGGACACGATCCGGCTGAGTGACGAGGCTTGCAAGCAGGCGATATTCGAGCGGCGTGAGATGAATGGATTCCCCATCGCGTTCGACGCGACGATGGATCAGATCCACGACAACCTGACCGAAGCGGATCAGTGGCTCGTTCCCGGCCTGTGCGTGGCGTCTCAGCTGGGCGCGTGCCCGCGCCAATAGTTCGCCGGTACCGAAGGGCTTGCTGAGATAATCGTCAGCCCCGGCATCGAGCGCACGGATTTTTTCCATTTCCTGATCCCGCGCTGAAAGCACGAGAACCGGGATACCCGACCAGGCGCGTAGATCGCGAATGAAATCAACGCCATCACCATCAGGCAATCCGAGATCGAGCATGATGAGATCGGGTCTGCGAGTGCCCGCGGCACTAAGCCCGCTGCGCAGGTCGTCGGCCTCGTGTACGGCATAGCCCTCGCGTTCCAGTGCCAGACAGAGGAATCTTCGAATCTCGGGTTCATCCTCGACGATGAGGATGCGTTGCTTCAGGGTGCCGGTCGGTAGCATCTCAGACATCCTCCACCTCCCTCGATCCTGTGGAACGTGAACCGGGCGGCGGTGCTTGTCTTGGAAATTCGAGTTCAAAGCATGTACCGCCACCCTTGCGGTCGCGTGCCTGAATAACCCCACCGTGGGTATGCATGACCGCACGGCAAAATGCCAGTCCAAGCCCTACCCCGGGAGGCGAGCCGTCTGGACGGCCGCGCTCGAATTTTTCGAATATCAGGTGCTCGCGCCCAGGCGGTAGCCCTGGCCCGTGATCGCACACGCTGAGTGTCACCACCGTGTCCCCTTTCCCGGCACTGATGTCTATCTGTGTGCCTTCAGGTGTGTATTTGGCGGCATTTTCGAGCAAATTTACGATCACTCGCTCGATCAGGACCGCGTCGAACGGTAACAAGGGCAAATCTGCGGGCAAGGAGATGTCGATGCGGCGTTCGCCAAGCAATGAGCGGCAGGCGCTGACGGCGCTGCCAATAGTCTCCTCCAGGGGCTGCCATTGCAGGTTCAGACGCACGACGCCGGATTCGAGTCTGGCGAGATCCAGAAGGTTGTTTGCCATCGTGTTCATGCGCCGCGCCGAGTCGCTGATGGCGCGTGCCAGCTCGCGCTGTCGCATACGATCCTCTGGGTCGGCCCATTCGAGTGCTTCGGCCAGTCCGATCATAGCGGACAGGGGGGTACGCAGCTCGTGCGAGATGGCAGAAAGCAGCGAGTTCCGTGTGCGTTCGGATTCCATCTGCACGGTGGCGTTGCGTGCGACGTCAATATAGTGGATGCGTTCGATGGAAATGGCGAGCAGGGAGGCGCAGGTGTCAAGTACCCTGCGTTGCTCGGGATCGAAGGGTCGCAGTTCGGCAGATTCGATGACAAGAGCACCCCGCAGACGCATCGTTGCCTTGAGCGGCAATACCAGACAGGGGCTGGTGTAGAGCGTGCCCGTTCCTTTCCCGGCAGGCTGGGCGTGTTCGAACGACCACTGCGCCACGGCCATGTCGACATGTGCCGTGGCGCCCTCCAGGACACCCAGGTGTCCCTGGTCGTCGGCTGTGAGCAGGGCGCTTTTCGCACCGAATTCCGCGGTAATGAAACGGGCGCTGATTTCGGCAACCTGTTCCGGGAGCAATGCGGCTGACAGGGCGCGGGACATTTCATACAGCGACTGCATGCGTCGTTCGCTCGCGCGAGACGTCTCTGCCTGCAACTTCAGCCCGGCGGTAAGCTGGCCGATGACCAAGGCTACTATCAGCATGACCAAGAAAGTGGCGACGTAATAACGGGTATCGGCGACTGCAAAGGTGTAATAGGGAGGGACGAAGAAAAAATCGAAGGATGCTACCCCGCTGACGGCGGCCAGCAGGGCGGGGCCGCGGCCATGACGAAGGGCGACAACAACCACGGCCAGGAGGAATATCATCACGATATTCGTGGGCTTGAGGGTTGCGGCTAGCGGGTGGGTGGCGAGCGTGACCCCGCCGCAGGCAGCAAGGGCAACCCAGTATCCGCGTGCGGGTCCTATGATCGGGAGAAACGTCCGTTGCTGCTGCTTTGCTTGAGGCCTCTTCGGTCCGGTATGAGCAATTTGCAAGATATCGAGGTCACCGCCTTCTGCAGCAAGTTCGTCGGCCAGGGCGCGCAGGCGCAGCCAGCGCCTGGGCCGTCGTCCTAGGACTAAGCGTGAGAGGTTGTTTTCGTGGGCATATCGCACCAGGGCCGGCGCAACCCTTTGCGCGGTCAGGCTTGTGGTTTTCGCGCCCAGTTCATCCGCGAGCCGCAAAGCCGCGCGTATTGGCTCCTGGTTGGCGTCGCTGATGCGTGTAGAGCGTGGAGTTTCCACGTGTACGACGTGCCAACCCACACCCAGTTTGGCAGCGAGACGTGCACTGCTGCGCACGATCTGTCCGTCCCCGTCATGATCGCCGATGCAGACGAGCAGGGACTCACGGTTGGGCCAGATACGGGAAATCGTATTGTGGCGACGATAGGCCAGCATTTCGTTGTCGATACGGTCTGCTGCGCGCCGTAAGGCGAGTTCGCGCAGTGCTAGCAAATTGCCCTTGCGGAAGAAATTGCGCGCGGCGACCTCTGCCTGTTTGGGCAAGTAGATTTTTCCCAGATTCAGGCGTTCGATGAGTTCGTCCGGCGGCAGGTCGATCACCACCACTTCCTCTGCAGCATCGAACAGATGGTCGGGTACCGTTTCCCATATGCGAATCCCGGTGATGCCGCTGACGATATCGTTCAGATGCTCGAGGTGCTGCACGTTCATGGTGGTCCATACATCGATACCGGCGTCGAGCAGTTCGACGACGTCCTGCCAGCGCTTTGGATGGCGTGAGCCTGGCGCATTGCTGTGTGCCAGTTCGTCGACGAGCAACAGCGTGCGAGGGTCCGCCACGGCAAAGGCAAGGGCTTCATCCAGATCGAGCTCCCGCAACACGCGGCCACGGTGTTTGAACTCGCGTAACGGCAGCCGACGTAGTCCGCGAGTCAGCGCCTCGGTTTCCGTGCGGCCGTGGGTTTCGATAATCCCGATCAGGGGCGCAATGCCCTCTTTAGATAGATTTTTGGCTGCCGCAAGCATGGCGTAGGTTTTGCCCACACCAGCACATGCCCCGAAAAAGATCTTCAGCCGCCCGCGTTTCGATTGGGCCTCGTCGGCGTCAATTTGCCGCAGAAGCTGCTCGGGGTCGGGGCGTTGTTCGTCCATGTCTGTTTGCCTGTCGATCGGTCGATTGGGTCGTGGCATGCGCAGGGCGCTGGCTGGCGGCGATGAGCGCAAGGTTGAGTCTCAATACATTGACATGCGGTGTGCCGAGAAATCCCCAGCTGGGATGGTGCGCCTCGCGCGCGATCAGTGCGTGCACCAGGCTGAGCGGGAGGTGGCGGGCCTGTGCCACACGGCCTGCCTGATAATAGGCTGCGGCAATACTGATATCGGGATCGAGCCCGCTGGCCGACGAGGTCACGAGATCCACCGGGATCGGCGTGTGCCGCTCGTTCGGGTCGGCCGCGCGCAATTTCCCGACTCGCCGGCGGACTGCTGCCAGCAAGGCCGGATTGCTGGGGCCGAGATTTGATGCGCTGGAATTGGCAGCATTATAGGGAGTGGGCGTGGTCGCCGAAGGGCGGCTCCAGAAAAAGCCGGGGGCCGTAAATGACTGTCCAATCAACCATGAACCGACGATGTGTCCGTGCCGTTCGACCAAGCTGCCATTGGCTCGCCGTGGGAACAGCGTCTGGGCCAGGGCGGTGACCAGAGCCGGATAGGCGGCTGCCGTGAGAACGAACAGTGCAATGAAAGTACTGAGGAGCGGCCGCAGCAACGGCAGGCGGGTGTGCGATTCATCAGCGATTTCTGGTGC
Proteins encoded in this window:
- a CDS encoding agmatinase family protein, yielding MFVKKPRQPGFARPATGHRHHPSFDRSGLQGWKMAHHEKDIPDVAWQAEQERCLRLGLPGAESIEDKSIPTFARGELPHFAGINTFMKAPYVEDVRDVGKYDAAIIGAPFDGGTTYRPGARFGPQGIRRISALYTPYNYEIGVDLREQMKLCDAGDIFTIPANIEKTFDQISNAVGHVFASGALPIILGGDHSIGFATVRGIARQTDKRIGIIHFDRHADIQEKDLDERMHTTPWFHATNLPNVPATNLVQIGIGGWQVPREAVKEARNRETTIITMHDVERLGLDKVAEIALEYAWKDADAVYLSFDIDSVDAGFVPGTGWPEPGGFLPREILYLLGAVAKEGICGMEVVEVSPPYDISDITSLMATRAIVDVLGTLVAHGKMGAHRHIIRGWGE
- a CDS encoding ABC transporter ATP-binding protein — translated: MNPASEPKIAVRGLGKHFYTKGREFHALDNIDLEVRPNEFLALVGASGCGKSTLLRIIGGLETLTEGEILVDGRTVRGPGKDRVMVFQDYSLYPWLTVIENIRFCRQLNSHARGASTAEAASAVDRSYALLSLMGLEKVKDSYPNALSGGMRQRVAIARALMSRPEVLLMDEPFGALDAQTREVMHDLILHVFELEKTTIVFVTHDVDEAVYLADRVVVLAPNPGHVDSIHDIDLPPPLERDQDLKLAPDFLAQKKTILDRIRQTTGVQRDLEMLERMTRHLRDTASTNQGD
- a CDS encoding ABC transporter permease; amino-acid sequence: MSAIRETSLNPATETLDPALPAAGQGGGAGRAARRGVLWAVRGTLPRWQYVSIALFSFVLMLGSWWGLSDSGLVPQLFLPSPPEVLSRLQAWYAQGNLIADTEISIYRVTAGFVLSAVMAIPLGLYIGSYRPVQAFFEPMVEFARYLPAVAFVPLVLLWVGIGEGAKISIIWIGTFFQMVLMISENVRHVPTAQIEAAQTMGASRSEIVTRVIFRSAMPDIVDTLRVTLGWAWTYLVVAEMVAANSGLGYAILQAQRFLQTGKIFGGILLIGTIGLIMDQLFRFLHRRAFPWLHRA
- a CDS encoding ABC transporter substrate-binding protein produces the protein MKRSKKMIATLMLALLAPVMFMSTARAEITLGISDWPGWVAWYIAKEKGYFKKYGAHVKLVWFPNYIDSVNALSAGQLDANSQALIDTLAPLEKGVPIKVVLVTDNSAGNDALMVNNSIKTFADLKGKTLGLEQYSIENYLDDYAMKMHGLKPSDVKIVNMSTGDAAAALISGRIDAAGVWNPWINRIENSHKGHALFTSKDAPGLIPDIVAARDASLKKHAKDFEGLAKAWFAVVRFVHAHPEAAAKIMAPHVGLNPKEYALSLAGTRLFGAKLNREAMKPGTSSVSLYNSTADTGKFLIESKAITKTPDPAMFIDPKFVDMAAK
- a CDS encoding class I SAM-dependent methyltransferase, which translates into the protein MDRKSHWEQVYRNKSPLEVSWYQAEPTQSLALIEATGCTPDASIIDVGGGASVLVDRLLVSGYSQVAVLDIAGTALEHARSRLGVHATEVEWYESDATEFTAPHAFDIWHDRAVFHFLTSAEDRLRYRDVLIRTLRPGGHFIVAAFAIGGPDHCSGLEIVQYDAKRILEQFGSVFDLIESREESHRTPGGMIQRFGYFRLLRRVEH
- a CDS encoding glutaredoxin family protein, whose amino-acid sequence is MRPLIRLFFRTVRLVATPIMIAADRVTTPKGIERPAEEQAKVDAETRALRLYHFQSCPFCIKTRRAMKRLSLDIALRDVQHDPASRAELQAGGGEVKVPCLRIEEGDGSVRWMYESTDIIAYLDKRFAGAQPH
- the kdpE gene encoding two-component system response regulator KdpE → MSEMLPTGTLKQRILIVEDEPEIRRFLCLALEREGYAVHEADDLRSGLSAAGTRRPDLIMLDLGLPDGDGVDFIRDLRAWSGIPVLVLSARDQEMEKIRALDAGADDYLSKPFGTGELLARARAQLRRHAQAGNEPLIRFGQVVVDLIHRRVERDGESIHLTPLEYRLLASLVTQPDRVLTHRNLLTAVWGPGHSEDQHYVRVHMANLRKKLESEPAFPRYLVTETGVGYRFVTDR
- a CDS encoding DUF4118 domain-containing protein encodes the protein MDEQRPDPEQLLRQIDADEAQSKRGRLKIFFGACAGVGKTYAMLAAAKNLSKEGIAPLIGIIETHGRTETEALTRGLRRLPLREFKHRGRVLRELDLDEALAFAVADPRTLLLVDELAHSNAPGSRHPKRWQDVVELLDAGIDVWTTMNVQHLEHLNDIVSGITGIRIWETVPDHLFDAAEEVVVIDLPPDELIERLNLGKIYLPKQAEVAARNFFRKGNLLALRELALRRAADRIDNEMLAYRRHNTISRIWPNRESLLVCIGDHDGDGQIVRSSARLAAKLGVGWHVVHVETPRSTRISDANQEPIRAALRLADELGAKTTSLTAQRVAPALVRYAHENNLSRLVLGRRPRRWLRLRALADELAAEGGDLDILQIAHTGPKRPQAKQQQRTFLPIIGPARGYWVALAACGGVTLATHPLAATLKPTNIVMIFLLAVVVVALRHGRGPALLAAVSGVASFDFFFVPPYYTFAVADTRYYVATFLVMLIVALVIGQLTAGLKLQAETSRASERRMQSLYEMSRALSAALLPEQVAEISARFITAEFGAKSALLTADDQGHLGVLEGATAHVDMAVAQWSFEHAQPAGKGTGTLYTSPCLVLPLKATMRLRGALVIESAELRPFDPEQRRVLDTCASLLAISIERIHYIDVARNATVQMESERTRNSLLSAISHELRTPLSAMIGLAEALEWADPEDRMRQRELARAISDSARRMNTMANNLLDLARLESGVVRLNLQWQPLEETIGSAVSACRSLLGERRIDISLPADLPLLPFDAVLIERVIVNLLENAAKYTPEGTQIDISAGKGDTVVTLSVCDHGPGLPPGREHLIFEKFERGRPDGSPPGVGLGLAFCRAVMHTHGGVIQARDRKGGGTCFELEFPRQAPPPGSRSTGSREVEDV
- the kdpC gene encoding potassium-transporting ATPase subunit KdpC, with the protein product MSTAPEIADESHTRLPLLRPLLSTFIALFVLTAAAYPALVTALAQTLFPRRANGSLVERHGHIVGSWLIGQSFTAPGFFWSRPSATTPTPYNAANSSASNLGPSNPALLAAVRRRVGKLRAADPNERHTPIPVDLVTSSASGLDPDISIAAAYYQAGRVAQARHLPLSLVHALIAREAHHPSWGFLGTPHVNVLRLNLALIAASQRPAHATTQSTDRQANRHGRTTPRPRAASAAN